A portion of the Psilocybe cubensis strain MGC-MH-2018 chromosome 10, whole genome shotgun sequence genome contains these proteins:
- a CDS encoding Oxidoreductase vrtI, producing MTSLDHPPFPTDKSIPVQDLLVVDYKLLKEGDQEQADVLWEAATKWGFWYLKNHDAEPFVGPMFEMGKETLSLSLEEKMKYWQGNKGASPGYREAGKKYVDAEGSLDASEYINVAKDDAMAYPRIVHRDYPAPVNRYMQDTIIPFVQTCIEQSKVVMRVFENKLGLPLGTLMALHDPGKTCISEARCIKVAATPKGTKIALGQHTDYGSLSFLSNRQGGLQVLVPETDGDEWRYVKPIEGYSICNIGDTLTIMSGGILKSCTHRVVPPPGAQAGYDRWSLVYFSRPTNDVYLKALVNESAYIAEAVQNAEDRDVYFPKMTAAQWFVKKGSLYRTDLNR from the exons ATGACCAGCTTGGATCACCCACCATTTCCAACTGACAAAAGTATTCCGGTACAAGATCTCCTTGTCGTTGATTacaaactcctcaaggaaGGCGACCAAGAGCAAGCTGACGTTTTGTGGGAGGCTGCAACGAAATGGGGGTTCTGGTA CTTGAAAAACCATGATGCTGAACCATTTGTTGGACCGATGTTTGAGATGGGGAAAGAGACGCTGTCGCTTTCGTTGGAAGAGAAGATGAAGTATTGGCAAGGTAATAAAGGTGCTTCTCCTGG ATATCGAGAAGCGGGCAAGAAATATGTAGATGCAGAGGGATCCCTCGACGCGTCGGAATACATCAACGTCGCAAAGGACGACGCGATGGCCTATCCCCGCATCGTGCACCGCGACTACCCAGCGCCTGTGAATAGGTATATGCAGGATACGATTATACCGTTCGTACAGACGTGCATCGAGCAGAGCAAGGTTGTTATGCGTGTTTTTGAGAACAAGCTCGGGTTGCCTCTGGGGACGCTTATGGCCTTGCATGACCCTGGGAAGACGTGTATTTCAGAGGCGAGGTGTATTAAGGTGGCTGCTACACCGAAGGGGACGAAGATTGCTTTGGGACAGCATACAGATTACGGAAG TCTGTCGTTTCTTTCCAATAGGCAAGGTGGCTTGCAGGTTCTTGTTCCCGAAACCGACGGTGATGAATGGAGATACGTGAAG CCGATTGAGGGATATTCAATCTGCAACATCGGAGATACTCTCACCATTATGAGCGGTGGCATTCTGAAATCTTGCACTCACCGGGTTGT ACCTCCCCCTGGTGCCCAAGCAGGCTATGATCGATGGTCACTCGTGTACTTCTCAAGACCGACCAACGATGTCTATCTCAAAGCACTTGTAAATGAAAGCGCATACATTGCAGAAGCTGTCCAAAATGCAGAAGATAGGGATGTCTACTTCCCCAAGATGACGGCTGCGCAATGGTTCGTGAAAAAGGGGTCTTTGTATCGAACCGACTTGAATAGATAA